The following DNA comes from Croceicoccus sp. YJ47.
CCTCGATCGCGCCGGTGTCGCTTTCCTGCTTCAGCCCCTCACGCTCGACGATTTCACCGGCACCGTCGCCGGTTTCCAGCATGATTTCGAGCACCTGCTTCGCAATGGAGCCGGAAATCGTGCCATCCCCGATCAACGCGAGCAGTTCGCCGGCCTTTTCCGGCGTGACCGGGCTGTCGGACAGATCCTTGCCCAGCTTGTTGAGCGCGCCGAACAATTCGCTCATCAACCAGTTCGACGCCTGCTTGGCCACGTCGGCTTGTGCCTTGCCCTGCTGCTGCGCCGCGGTGGTCAGCAGCTTTTCGAACCAGCGCGCGGTTTCGACCTCGGCCGTCAGCACCGCCGCATTATAGGGCGGCACGCCAAGCTCGTTCTCGTACCGCAGACGCTTCGCATCGGGCAGTTCGGGCAGGCTGTCACGGCACGCGGCCAGAAACGCATCGTCCAGTTCGAGCGGCAACAGGTCCGGATCGGGGAAGTAGCGATAATCGTGCGCGTCTTCCTTGCTCCGCATCGACCGCGTCGTGCCGGTGTCGGGATCGAACAGGCGGGTTTCCTGCACGACCTTGCCGCCATCCTCGATCAGCTCGACCTGCCGGTTGGCTTCATATTCGATCGTCGCCATGACGAAGCGCACCGAATTGACGTTCTTCGTCTCGGTCCGCGTGCCGAATTCCTCCCCCGGGCGGCGCACCGACACGTTCACGTCGGCGCGCATGGAGCCTTCCTCCATATTGCCGTCGCACGAGCCGACATAGCGCAGGATCGTGCGCAGCTTGCGGACATAGGCGCCAGCCTCTGCGGGCGAGCGCATGTCGGGCTTCGACACGATCTCCATCAGCGCGACGCCGCTCCGGTTGAGGTCGACATAGGACATCGTGGGATGCTGATCATGCATCAGCTTGCCTGCGTCCTGCTCGACATGGATGCGCTCCACCCCAATGCGCTTGGTGGTGTTTTCGGGGTCTTTTTCATCGAGCACGATGTCGAGATGCCCCTCACCCACCAACGGATGATAGAGCTGGCTGATCTGGTACCCCTGCGGGAGATCGGCGTAGAAGTAATTCTTCCGGTCGAAACGCGACCACGCGTTGATCTGCGCATCGATGGCCATGCCCGTGCGCACCGCCTGCCGGATGCATTCGCGGTTCGGCACCGGCAACATGCCCGGCATCGCCGCATCGACGAGGCTGACCTGCGTGTTCGGCTCCGCGCCGAACGCCGTCGCCGCGCCCGAAAACAGCTTGGCCTTCGACGTTACCTGCGCATGAACCTCGAGGCCGATGACGACCTCCCACTCACCCGTGGCGCCGTGAATCGTATAGGTGCTCATGCTTTCCACCATGTGTCGGGCTTCGCCGTGAAACCGGCGCGCTGTTCGATGGCGAGCCCGGCGTTCAGCACGCCCTGCTCGTCGAAACCCTTGCCGATGATCTGTAGCCCCAGCGGCAGACCATCGCGGTTCAGCCCGGCCGGCACCGACATCGCCGGCAATCCCGCGAGCGAGGCGGGAACCGCGAACACATCGTTGAGATACATCGAAAGCGGGTCCGAAACCTTGTCACCCAGCGCAAATGCCGCCGAAGGGCACGTCGGCGCGAGGATCACGTCGCAGCTTTCCCAGGCCTTGGCGAAATCATCGGCGATCAGCTGCCGCACCTTCTGCGCCTGCGTGTAATAGGCGTCGTAGAATCCGGCGCTCAACACATAGGTGCCGATCATGATGCGGCGCTTCACTTCCTTGCCGAAACCGGCGGCGCGGGTCGCGGCATACATGTCCTGCAACCCCGCCCCGTCGGGAAGGTCGCGCAAGCCGTAACGCACCCCGTCATAACGCGCGAGGTTGGAGGACGCCTCCGCCGGCGCGATGATGTAATAGGCCGGCAGCGCATATTTCGTATGCGGCAGCGAGATGTCGACGATCGTCGCGCCCGCATCCTTGAGCCAGGCGATCCCGTCGTCCCAGCTTTTCGCGACGTCGGCATCCATGCCGTCCATGCGGTATTCGCGCGGAATGCCGACGCGCTTGCCCGAAAGGTCGGGGTTCAACCCTGCCTCCCATTCCGGGACAGGCGCGTCGAGGCTGGTCGAATCCTTGGGGTCGAAACCAGCCATCGCCTCCAGCATGATGGCGCAGTCGCGGGTGTCGCGCGCCATCGGTCCGGGCTGATCCAGGCTGGAGGCGAACGCCACCACGCCCCAGCGCGAGCAGCGGCCATAGGTCGGCTTGATCCCGGTGATGCCGGTAAAGGCGGCAGGCTGCCGGATGGAGCCGCCGGTGTCGGTGCCGGTCGCCGCCGGGCACAGCCGCGCCGCGACCGCCGCGCTCGACCCGCCGGACGAACCGCCGGGGGCGAGCGGCGCATCGCTGCCGTTCGCGCGCCACGGGTTGACGACATTGCCGAATGCGCTCGTCTCGTTCGACGAACCCATCGCGAACTGGTCGAGGTTCAGCTTGCCCAGCATGCCCGCGCCCGCATCCCACAGCTTTGCGGAAACGGTCGATTCGTATTGCGGCACGAACCCTTCGAGGATGTGGCTCGCCGCCGTCGTCGGCGTGCCGTCGGTGGCGAACAGGTCCTTCATCCCGATGGGCACGCCGCCCATCTTGCCGATGTCCTGCCCCTTCGCACGCCGCGCGTCGACATTGCGCGCCGCGTCGAGCGCGCTGTCCGGCGTGGTCACGATGAAGGCGTTGAGATCGGACGCGGCGGCGACGGCGGCGTTGAACGCCTCGGCCACCTCGACCGCGGTGAAATCGCCATTGGCGACGCCGTCGCGAATCTGCGCGACGCCCATTTCGGTATGTTCGGTCATTATTCGATCACCTTCGGCACGCCGAAAAACCCGTGTTCGGGGGCCGGCGCATTGGCGAGCACCTTGTCGCGCACGCCGCCTCCCGTCTTGGGATCGGCATTCACTTCATCCTCGCGCAGGCGCAGCGCATTGGGCACGACCGTCGCCATCGGCTCCACGCCGGTGACATCGACCTCGCCCAGCTGTTCGACCCAGCCGAGGATGTTGTTGAGTTCGGGGACCATGGCCTCGACCTCCGCATCGCTCATGGCGATGCGGGCGAGGCTGGCGATCTTGGTGACCGTTGCTTTATCGACTGACATGACACGCGCGTTAGCCAGACAGCCGCCGCTTGCCAAGCGGCTGTGTGACCGGCGGCGTGTAAAAAATTACTCCGCCGGGGCGGGCTGCTGCGGCAGGGGCGCGGGCAGCGGGGCCCCGCCGGGACCGCCCTGTCCGCCAAGACCCATGGCGCGAAGCTGCTCCTGCATCGCCTGAATCTCGGCCTGGCTGCGGAATTCGAGCAGTTCTACGGTGAATTCGAGGTCGCTGTTGGGCGGGATCACGCCGCCGCCTGCGCCCTCTGCGCCATAGGCGAGATCGGAGGGGATATTGACCACATAGCGTCCGCCGGTCTGCATCCGGGTGAGCGCGTCGGCAAAGCCGGGCATCACCCCGCCGACCGGCATCGCGGCCTGTTCGCCGCTGTCGAAGACCGTACCGTCGGGCAGACGCCCTTCGTAATTCACCAGCACGACATCGTCCATCGACGGGCTCGGCCCCTCGCCCGCGGCGAGCGTATCGATCGTCACGCCTTCGTAGCGCGAGGCCCACGCCACACCGGCGGCGAGCAGGACGGCGATTGCGATCCCGATCCAGAGCTTGGTGATGATGCCCTTGCCGATGGGCTGCAACGGTACGCGGGTGACTTCGGCCATGATCTTCCCCATTCTTGAACGACGGTCAGTTTGCGAAGGCCCCGCCATGGCGGGCAGCAAAAAGGGCGCCGGAAATATCTGGCGCCCTGATGGCTCATGCAGGCGGCGGCGACAAGAGGCTTTGTGCCGTGCCGCGCGCCCTCATGCAAAGGCTATGGCTTAACGCACGCCATCGCGTTCGGCGCGCTTGCGCTCGAGCTTGCGGGCGCGGCGCACGGCGGCAGCCTTTTCACGCGCACGCT
Coding sequences within:
- the gatB gene encoding Asp-tRNA(Asn)/Glu-tRNA(Gln) amidotransferase subunit GatB — protein: MSTYTIHGATGEWEVVIGLEVHAQVTSKAKLFSGAATAFGAEPNTQVSLVDAAMPGMLPVPNRECIRQAVRTGMAIDAQINAWSRFDRKNYFYADLPQGYQISQLYHPLVGEGHLDIVLDEKDPENTTKRIGVERIHVEQDAGKLMHDQHPTMSYVDLNRSGVALMEIVSKPDMRSPAEAGAYVRKLRTILRYVGSCDGNMEEGSMRADVNVSVRRPGEEFGTRTETKNVNSVRFVMATIEYEANRQVELIEDGGKVVQETRLFDPDTGTTRSMRSKEDAHDYRYFPDPDLLPLELDDAFLAACRDSLPELPDAKRLRYENELGVPPYNAAVLTAEVETARWFEKLLTTAAQQQGKAQADVAKQASNWLMSELFGALNKLGKDLSDSPVTPEKAGELLALIGDGTISGSIAKQVLEIMLETGDGAGEIVEREGLKQESDTGAIEAAVDTVLADNPDKVEAYRGGKDRLFGFFVGQTMKAMQGKANPQVVNDILKQKLG
- the gatA gene encoding Asp-tRNA(Asn)/Glu-tRNA(Gln) amidotransferase subunit GatA, with translation MTEHTEMGVAQIRDGVANGDFTAVEVAEAFNAAVAAASDLNAFIVTTPDSALDAARNVDARRAKGQDIGKMGGVPIGMKDLFATDGTPTTAASHILEGFVPQYESTVSAKLWDAGAGMLGKLNLDQFAMGSSNETSAFGNVVNPWRANGSDAPLAPGGSSGGSSAAVAARLCPAATGTDTGGSIRQPAAFTGITGIKPTYGRCSRWGVVAFASSLDQPGPMARDTRDCAIMLEAMAGFDPKDSTSLDAPVPEWEAGLNPDLSGKRVGIPREYRMDGMDADVAKSWDDGIAWLKDAGATIVDISLPHTKYALPAYYIIAPAEASSNLARYDGVRYGLRDLPDGAGLQDMYAATRAAGFGKEVKRRIMIGTYVLSAGFYDAYYTQAQKVRQLIADDFAKAWESCDVILAPTCPSAAFALGDKVSDPLSMYLNDVFAVPASLAGLPAMSVPAGLNRDGLPLGLQIIGKGFDEQGVLNAGLAIEQRAGFTAKPDTWWKA
- the gatC gene encoding Asp-tRNA(Asn)/Glu-tRNA(Gln) amidotransferase subunit GatC, with product MSVDKATVTKIASLARIAMSDAEVEAMVPELNNILGWVEQLGEVDVTGVEPMATVVPNALRLREDEVNADPKTGGGVRDKVLANAPAPEHGFFGVPKVIE
- a CDS encoding FKBP-type peptidyl-prolyl cis-trans isomerase, producing the protein MAEVTRVPLQPIGKGIITKLWIGIAIAVLLAAGVAWASRYEGVTIDTLAAGEGPSPSMDDVVLVNYEGRLPDGTVFDSGEQAAMPVGGVMPGFADALTRMQTGGRYVVNIPSDLAYGAEGAGGGVIPPNSDLEFTVELLEFRSQAEIQAMQEQLRAMGLGGQGGPGGAPLPAPLPQQPAPAE